The DNA segment GATATGAGAAAGGATGCTTTTGCACATCTTCAGAAACTGTCTATGAATTACTATGACAATACAAAGACAGGCTATATAATGTCAAGGGTTGTCAATGACTTAAATGAGATAGCAGAAGTAGCACATCATGGTCCAGAGGATCTTTTTTTGTCTATCATAAGGATAATAGGTACATTCATACTTTTGCTTACAATTGATGTGAGACTGACATTGGTTGTATTCACCATAATACCTTTTATGTTTATATACATGTATATTTACAACAATAAGTTTGAAGTTATATGGAAGAATGTCCGTGAGACGCAGGCACAGATGAATGCTACATTGGAAGAAAGCATTACAGGAATAAGGGTCGTCAAATCATTTGTAAGGGAAAAATTTGAAAAGCTTAAATTTGACAATAAAAGCTCTATGTACAAAAGCGCCAGGTCAAAAGCAGTTAAGCATATTGGCATATTTGATTCCAGTGTAAATTTTCTTTCTAATATATCAGTTGTGATTACTCTTGCAGCAGGTGGTTATTTCATATCAAAAGGACTTATAAATACAGGTGATTTGGTGGCATATATCATATACATAAGCCAGTTTTTGCAGCCTTTGACTGTGCTTTTAAGATTCGTAGAGCAATATCAACAGGGAATGGCTGGATTTAGGCGGTTTGTGGAGCTTATGGATACAGAGCCAGAGATAGCTGACAAAAAAGGTGCGATAGAGTTAAAAGATGTGAAAGGCAATATTGAGTTTGACAATGTCACATTTAGCTACGACAACAAAAAAGAAGTTTTATCTGGAATAAACCTTAAGATAAAACACGGGGAGACGGTTGCGATAGTAGGGCCGTCAGGTGCAGGTAAGACCACACTTCTAAGCCTTATACCGAGGTTTTATGAGATAGATGCTGGCTCCATAAAAATTGACGGTATAGATATAAGGGATGTGAAGCTTTCATCATTGAGAGAAAATATAGGCATTGTCCAGCAGGATGTATTTTTGTTTTCGGGCACAATAAAAGAAAACATCTCATACGGTAAATTAGATGCTAGTGACGAAGAAATAATAAATGCGGCCAAAGCTGCAAATGCTCACGACTTCATAATGGAGCTAAAAGATGGCTATGATACGTATATTGGAGAAAGAGGCGTTAAATTATCTGGTGGGCAAAAGCAGAGAATATCTATTGCAAGGATGTTTTTAAAAAATCCTCCGA comes from the Thermoanaerobacterium aotearoense genome and includes:
- a CDS encoding ABC transporter ATP-binding protein, whose protein sequence is MRLIKRFASYYKPHIWLFILDMTCAFFISASDLVFPMVTRNVINNVIPNKEFNLIYRFAILLAIMYFGRMILEYIVGYYGHVLGVNIEYDMRKDAFAHLQKLSMNYYDNTKTGYIMSRVVNDLNEIAEVAHHGPEDLFLSIIRIIGTFILLLTIDVRLTLVVFTIIPFMFIYMYIYNNKFEVIWKNVRETQAQMNATLEESITGIRVVKSFVREKFEKLKFDNKSSMYKSARSKAVKHIGIFDSSVNFLSNISVVITLAAGGYFISKGLINTGDLVAYIIYISQFLQPLTVLLRFVEQYQQGMAGFRRFVELMDTEPEIADKKGAIELKDVKGNIEFDNVTFSYDNKKEVLSGINLKIKHGETVAIVGPSGAGKTTLLSLIPRFYEIDAGSIKIDGIDIRDVKLSSLRENIGIVQQDVFLFSGTIKENISYGKLDASDEEIINAAKAANAHDFIMELKDGYDTYIGERGVKLSGGQKQRISIARMFLKNPPILILDEATSSLDNKSESIIQQSIDNLSKNRTTLIIAHRLGTIRNAKRIIVLTENGIEEEGTHEELMNRKGVYYNLYNYQQENLTIV